The sequence atcacaggggctaaacttgtacataaaagatttagatgatacagtttcagatgaaaacctcagattcttctcatatactcaagatctcgtaaaagacaaccagattaaaatgagatacgttcaatcaacaactctgctgatctttataccaaagcactgccaactgctattttcagaacacacgttcataatattggcatgaggcatgttcagaagatgtaacaactcaggcgttgcctacttgagggggagtcaactctatgctgcactctttttcccttagctaaagttttatcccaatgggttttctttagcaaagtttttaacgagacagtactagtttttctctaataaaattgtcatccaagggggagtgttataaaatatctagattgtgttataaaatatctagattggatgttaattttattattattatattttttgcatagtaatattttatactataaatagacatgtatggtaaccatttaaggtgtaccatttctcttgaaatatcaatatcaatatttcttctctctttcttctcttttttttctctctttattcttataaccattaaaggtagttataagcctagtaAATTATAAGTTATCATTATTTATAACAAAATGAAGTATTGTTAAATAAGAACATCAAATAatcacccaaaaaaaaaaaaaaaaaaaaagatcttgAACATACACCAGTGGGGTTCAGATCGAATCAAACTGTAGATTTTCGAAGTCTTTCAGTAATGGATTGATGACATCGGTTACCCGTTTACATTTTGGCGGAAGAAGCGGCGGGTATTGACGGCGGAAGGAAGTGATGGGGAACTGCAGCGGAAGGAAGCGGCGGTGAGCGGCGGCGGACAGTGGTATGCAACAGGGAAAGACAATAGAGATTTAACGGTTGTAGTTCGATATTTATgttcatatgtatatgtatgtatacaaAGAAGATTATGTATCTTATTGAAATTCGTTGAGATAAGTTGTCAAGTGAGGGGGTTTTACTCAACTTGTTTTGCGGTAAAGTGTTTTGTTGATGTTAAAGATGATATGAATTTATGGGTGTTCTTGAGAGTGAGATGTCAGAGATGAGTTTGAAGGTGTAGGATTTCAAACACGTTGATCAATGGCTTCTTCATCTTCATATTCTCACTCTGCTTCTTCTACCTTTTATCATGTATTTCTAAGTTTTCGAGGAGGCGATGTCCGCAAAACTTTTGTAGATCATCTCTACTCGGCTCTTACAGATCGACCAATCAACGTTTACAAGGACGATAAAGCACTTCCCCGCGGTGAAACCATCGGTCCAGCACTCTTCGAGGCTATCGAACATTCTAAGATTGCAGTCGTTGTATTCTCCAAAAACTACGCAGATTCATCGTGGTGTCTTGATGAACTTTCACATATTATGAGGTGTAGAGATGAGAATGGGCTGATTGTTATGCCCATATTCTATGATGTGGAACCCTCGGATGTGAGAAAACAAAAAAGGAAGTTTTGAGAAGCTTTTGCAAAACAAGAGGCGAACAACATGAATAAAGCTGAATCATGGAGGAAAACACTTTTTGATGCAAGTAACATTGCTGGATGGGAACCTAAACACTTTGCTGACGGGTaacttcttcttattattattaacattgttactaTTACTTAATTAAGTTAATTTGTATCTATCTATAGTTATTTTAAATGTTGATTGTGTTCATAGGGGACTGGTTGACTCCTTACTTTATAAGAATAATAGAAAAATGCAGTAGTTGTTAAAGTGATAGACAATGCAATTTCAAATCAAGGCATAAAGCTTCACAAACATTTCACTACCTGTAATAACATTTAAATTAGTTAGGTTGGTTAGTTGTTTGTTACAATTTGGTTAGATATTAGTTAGTTGAGTTTCCTCACTCAAGTTTGACTATCTATATGTATCTACATAGTAGCGTGCAGTAGGATCATGtaactattttttattttttttcccaaTATGTGAATATGATAAATCTGTAATGTTCTTATGGTATTAGAGCAAAATCACAACGATGTGATTCAGTCGATCCAAAATCCATCCAATTCAATCAAATCAAATTTCGCAAACAATTCAAATTCATGATATCAAAGTTTGAACACACAAATTTTTTATTGATTATGGTTCCTCACCAACATTTATGACTATAAATTGGTGTGTAAGTTGATCTAAACACCGCACTGAACCAATTTGAATGATATGCTTCATGGCTTAACTTAATTCTTGGAATTAGGtttaaatgtttaatattaatctcatcttcaACCATCCCAAGATTGCCTAGTGATTATGATCATTATATCCTCTCAAGAGGTAAACTTCACTAGCACCATATACCATATATCTTGAGGTGGCCAGGGAAATGATGGAACATAGTGAAGGGATAAGCCTGATTAGGCCACTCACATTTAAGTAAAAATACTCCCCTTCCCGTGTATTAATTCCATCTTAAGTATTTGTTTACACTTGTCATGTGAAGTATCCAGCCTCTGATAAATCACTTCCCATCTAGAGATCAACGGTCATTTGTCAATATTTTTCACTTTAAGATTAAAGAACTACGATATAATTACGATCCATTCCCCTTACTCATAGGGTAAATTAGCACTTTCTCATAACAAGTTTATTGAACGATTGAGCATACACTAATATACAAATATTCGAACTGCAGGCATGAATCAGAACTCATCAAAGAGATcgttgataaagttttgaaaaaaaatgtcTTCTTCCAGTTTAGAAGACGTTGATGAAGGCCTTGTTGGAATGAGTGATCGCATCGACGAACTAATATCAATATTGAAACTTGAGTCTAGTGGTGTGCGAATAGTTGGGCTATGGGGTGTCGGTGGTGGTGGTAAAACTACTCTTGTTACTTCTGTATATAAGAAAATATGTATCAAATTTAAGGGTCACTGCATAGTTGAGAATGTTCGTGAAGAATTCAACAAAGGCAATTTGGAAAAATTGCAAAATAAAATTTTGAACGTGTTTAGAGCAAATATGGAAGTACCCAGTTTACAGAAGGTAAAACAATGATAAAACATATGCTATGTCATAGTAAAGTGTTACTAGTTCTTGATGATGTCGATGATTCACGCCAACTGGAGGCATTAGCTGGATCACATGATTGGTTTGGTAGTGGGAGcagaataataataacaactagagATAAACACTCGCTACATCAATACAATGTAGACGATGTCTCTGGTGTTAGGTTATTATCACACAAAGAAGCTTCATATCTTTTTAAAAAATATGCATATAGGGTAAAAAATGATATAAATGATTATGAGATACTTTCATCACTTGTAGTTTACTATGCTCATCGGCTTCCATTGGCAGTTAGAGTTACAGGTTCTTTTCTATGTGACAAAAACAATGTTGAGTGGGAAAGTTACCTGAAAATGTTGGAAAGCACCCCAGATGCTGAAGTCATGGATATACTCAGGATTAGTTATGAAGGGCTTACAAATTACGAGAAAGAGTTATTCTTAGATATTGCATGTTTCCTTAGGGGAAAGTCGAAAGCGAATGCAATGGAGATACTTGATGCTTTTGGTTATTATCCAGATATAGGACTAAAGGTGTTGGAACAAAGAGCTCTGATAACTATCATGAATGGTCTTTTCCAATTGCACGATCTGATTCAAGAGATGGGACACCACATTGTTAGAAATGAACATCCTAATAATCCTGAAAAACATAGCAGAGTTTGGAAGCAAGAAGATATACGTAACATGGATGAAACGATGGTAAAGGTTTACATATTTAGCTAGAGTTTTTCATATTTAacgttatatgtaatatatatgtgTGGTGATTAACTCCAAAGGGGTGGTTGAGTGCTTCGAAATCTCCAAATGGGATCCATGTTCAATCtccacgaatatcactttggggtCTTACCTTTTGAAAGAAAAAATTATACGTGTGGTGATTGATACACACATGCCAATAAAAAATGTACTCGAACTCAACCATTGCATACATTCTTTCTCTTTCATTATAGGAAAATGACAAGATTGAAGCGATATATTTTTATGGTCAATCTCATTCATTTGAGATTTTGTCAAAGATGAAGAAGCTAAGGTGGCTTACTGTGAAACGAGCCGATAATCTGAATGATGGTGTGGAGGAacttgattatgatgatgatgatgatgatgatgatgatgatgatgatgttattgttGAGGATGataatgatgacgatgatgacgacgATGATAATGATGGCGATAacgacgacgatgatgatgatcatcatcatcatcatcatcatgacaaGGATGATATAGATGGCGTTGAGCATTTCAAAGGATCTGATTTAATTTTAAATGAGTTGGAGCAAAATATTAGTGAAGATTGTCCTGCAAAGTCATTTCCAGAAATTTTTAGAACAACAAAGCTCGATGTTCTAAAATTGTATTCCAACCTACAAAAATATGTTAAATCCTTACTGTCTCATGTTTTCGCTCTTATTTGTCTTGTTTGCTTTATTCAATTACCAGGTTAGTAATTATTATCAATTTAGGGTTGACTTGTTACACAGTTGCGTTGTTTAGGGTGTAACTTAATTACCCGTTATGCCAATGAGgccttgcttcattggtatccatgtttcatggattcgagagtgacccaggttcgagtctaacaactaacaactaaccttgcctttcaaaaaaaaaaaaaaaaaaagggttgaCTTGTTACTTGGAGGGTGATAGACTAATAAATATTGTTGTTTGTTGTTCTTGCATGCAATTCCTAACTGACAAAGAAGAAGATGAAGACGAAGAtggagatgaagaagatgatgatgaaagatTGCAGTTTATTGAAGATGTCGATGATGAAGAATTGGAGTTTTATAAAGATGACACTGAGCATTTGAAAGGACTTGATTTTCTTTCAAATGAGTTGCAGTGTATTATTTGGGAAGATTATCCTGCCAATTCATTTCCAGACAGTTTTAAAGCAACAAAGCTCGTTGTTTTAACACTAAATTACACCCTGCAAAAACAACTTTGGAATGATATAGATAAGGTAATTTATCCGTTCTTTAAAATGATGCTCAGTATTATGCTAGTCAATTGGGTCGGGTTGGGTTTGCGTCGCCTCAAAACGGGGCAGATCTTTATATCCGGGTCATTTTTGGTCGAATCGCGACCCTTATTTACCTAAATTTTTTCCTTATTTGATATGAATAACGATTTATCGGTAACTAGCAACAAACACTTAGTGAATACACCTAAATTAAATAAAAGCATATTACCATAACACAATAAACAATTAGGAAAGTTAAACTTGCTCACGCACATCTTGCCATACTAAGATCTCAATTCAAGATACACGAGCCAGAACCACCCACCTTACTCGCGACCCTTTCTCAATTTAAGATACAAGCTGAAAAACTCACGCAACACTTGTACCCCTTAACTTCTCATCAATACTAGGCATGCGAACCGGAAAAACTCACGCAATTACCTGCATCCCTTACTAGCCGGGTTCTCAACCCAATAAATCGATGCTTGCAAACACCTTTGCATTCAATATAATTTTAATACAATTATCGAATTAAACATACCTTTGCCATAACTATTGCAAGCATCTACATATAATAACACAATCCATCAATCACCATCCTTGTGTAACAAAACTTCAAAAATACTTTACTCATCTCATCATATTACACAATCCACAAACTTCAATCGTATGGAGCAAACCATAGCATATGGCATCAAATCACTACAACTAGTTATTCATAATAAATTCCACACAAGCACGAGTAGTTGTACTCAACTTGAATGTAATCGTTCTTAACCATACTTTCTAGTCACTCTTGATAGAATTACTCTTGATGGAATTTCACTTGAGAACCTATCATCATACATCACAATATCAACTATCTATACTAtttatcacatatatatactttataatTGGTTTAGGCTAGCTAAACACGCTTCTTTCACATTTCACCACAACTCAAAATTTGGACAGGTTGACCACCCTGTGGTTCTTTAAAGGATTTGACTGACTTGTTCTGTGAACTAAATTGAGAAATAGATTTTCGTTGAAACTAGACTCACATAGCTTTCCAATGGTTCTGACTCTTAGAAAACAAGTAAAGACTTAGCTTATTTGGGATCAGCTCTACATCATTTCCCTTTTGAGATACAGCACGATGACAGCCCAGAATACAGCTCATAGTTTCCTTATTTCTTCATTAGGCTCCTTGCCTTAGATAGAATTCAACCGTTGGTGTCTGTGTATAAATACATACACATTGTAATTGTAAAAAAAACCAATTCAAGCATTATAATTATCAATAACACGATCAGTTTCATACAAATCTCTTGTTCTTTATTTCAATATG comes from Rutidosis leptorrhynchoides isolate AG116_Rl617_1_P2 chromosome 4, CSIRO_AGI_Rlap_v1, whole genome shotgun sequence and encodes:
- the LOC139840468 gene encoding toll/interleukin-1 receptor-like protein, which gives rise to MASSSSYSHSASSTFYHVFLSFRGGDVRKTFVDHLYSALTDRPINVYKDDKALPRGETIGPALFEAIEHSKIAVVVFSKNYADSSWCLDELSHIMRCRDENGLIVMPIFYDVEPSDVRKQKRKF